The following coding sequences are from one Streptomyces sp. NBC_00536 window:
- the hisS gene encoding histidine--tRNA ligase, protein MSTFQAPKGTYDLLPPRSASFLAVREAIAAPLKNSGYGYVETPGFENVELFSRGVGESTDIVSKEMYTLTTKGGDELALRPEGTASVLRAALQGSLHKAGLLPVKLWYSGSYYRYERSQKGRYRHFSQVGAEAIGAEDPALDAELIILADQAYRSLGLRNFRILLNSLGDKECRPVYREALQAFLGGLDLDEETVRRAEINPLRVLDDKRADVQKQLVGAPVLRDYLCDACKAYHEEVRALVTAAGVVFEDDEKLVRGLDYYTRTTFEFVHDGLGSQSAVGGGGRYDGLSEMIGGPALPSVGWALGVDRTVLALEAEGVALDLPAATSVFAVALGEEARRALFATVTELRRAGIAADFSYGGKGLKGAMKDANRSGARFTVVAGDRDLAEGIVQLKDMESGEQTPVALADVVDAVRAKLA, encoded by the coding sequence GTGAGTACTTTTCAGGCCCCCAAGGGCACGTACGACCTGCTGCCCCCCCGCTCCGCCAGCTTCCTGGCGGTGCGCGAGGCGATCGCCGCGCCGCTGAAGAACTCGGGCTACGGGTACGTCGAGACCCCCGGCTTCGAGAACGTCGAGCTGTTCTCGCGCGGCGTCGGCGAGTCCACCGACATCGTCAGCAAGGAGATGTACACCCTCACGACGAAGGGCGGCGACGAGCTCGCCCTGCGCCCCGAGGGCACCGCCTCCGTGCTGCGCGCGGCCCTCCAGGGCAGCCTGCACAAGGCCGGCCTGCTGCCCGTCAAGCTCTGGTACTCCGGCTCGTACTACCGCTACGAGCGGTCCCAGAAGGGCCGCTACCGCCACTTCTCGCAGGTCGGCGCCGAGGCGATCGGCGCCGAGGACCCGGCGCTGGACGCCGAGCTGATCATCCTCGCCGACCAGGCGTACCGCTCGCTGGGCCTGCGCAACTTCCGGATCCTGCTGAATTCACTGGGCGACAAGGAGTGCCGCCCGGTGTACCGGGAGGCGCTTCAGGCCTTCCTCGGCGGGCTCGACCTGGACGAGGAGACCGTCCGCCGGGCCGAGATCAACCCGCTGCGCGTGCTCGATGACAAGCGGGCCGATGTCCAGAAGCAGCTCGTCGGCGCGCCGGTACTGCGCGACTACCTGTGCGACGCCTGCAAGGCGTACCACGAGGAAGTACGGGCGCTGGTGACGGCGGCCGGAGTGGTCTTCGAGGACGACGAGAAGCTCGTCCGCGGTCTGGACTACTACACCCGGACCACCTTCGAGTTCGTCCACGACGGTCTGGGCTCCCAGTCCGCGGTGGGCGGCGGCGGCCGCTACGACGGCCTCTCCGAGATGATCGGCGGCCCCGCGCTGCCCTCCGTGGGCTGGGCGCTCGGCGTGGACCGTACGGTGCTGGCCCTGGAGGCCGAGGGCGTCGCGCTGGACCTCCCGGCGGCCACCTCGGTCTTCGCGGTGGCCCTGGGCGAAGAAGCGCGCCGCGCCCTCTTCGCCACCGTGACCGAGCTGCGCCGGGCCGGGATCGCGGCGGACTTCTCCTACGGGGGCAAGGGCCTCAAGGGTGCGATGAAGGACGCCAACCGGTCCGGGGCGCGCTTCACCGTGGTCGCGGGCGACCGTGACCTCGCCGAGGGCATCGTCCAGCTCAAGGACATGGAGTCCGGGGAGCAGACCCCGGTCGCCCTGGCCGACGTGGTCGACGCGGTGCGCGCGAAGCTGGCCTGA
- a CDS encoding MBL fold metallo-hydrolase, which produces MLIAGFPAGAWGTNCYLVAPAVGEECVIIDPGHQAAQGVEETLKKHRLKPVAVVLTHGHIDHVASVVPVCGAHDVPAWIHPRDRYMMSDPEKALGRSIGMPLMGEITVGEPDDVRELTDGAKLSLAGLEFTVAHAPGHTKGSVTFQVPEAADIPSVFFSGDLLFAGSVGRTDLPGGSHAEMLESLARVCLPLDDSTVVLSGHGPQTSIGRERATNPYLREVAAGHGAGPAPRRGM; this is translated from the coding sequence GTGCTGATTGCCGGGTTCCCCGCCGGGGCCTGGGGGACCAACTGCTACTTGGTCGCCCCCGCCGTGGGTGAGGAGTGCGTCATCATCGACCCGGGCCACCAGGCCGCCCAGGGTGTCGAGGAGACGCTGAAGAAGCATCGGCTCAAGCCCGTCGCGGTCGTCCTCACCCACGGCCACATCGACCACGTGGCCTCGGTGGTCCCCGTGTGCGGAGCGCACGACGTCCCCGCCTGGATCCACCCGCGGGACCGCTACATGATGAGCGACCCGGAGAAGGCCCTCGGCCGCTCCATCGGGATGCCGCTCATGGGCGAGATCACCGTGGGCGAGCCGGACGACGTCCGCGAGCTGACCGACGGCGCCAAGCTGAGCCTGGCCGGTCTGGAGTTCACCGTCGCGCACGCGCCGGGGCATACGAAGGGGTCGGTGACCTTCCAGGTCCCGGAAGCCGCGGACATTCCGTCGGTGTTCTTCTCGGGCGACCTGCTCTTCGCCGGCTCCGTCGGACGCACCGACCTGCCCGGCGGCTCCCACGCCGAGATGCTCGAATCGCTGGCCCGCGTGTGCCTGCCGCTCGACGACTCGACGGTGGTGCTGTCCGGCCACGGTCCCCAGACCAGCATCGGCCGCGAGCGCGCGACCAACCCCTACCTGAGGGAAGTCGCCGCCGGCCACGGAGCGGGCCCCGCTCCACGACGAGGAATGTGA
- a CDS encoding peptidylprolyl isomerase, with product MVTSDQRRRQLAREKFERQQERRAKARQKARRRTAVVGAAAAVVIAVLVGLTVGGVFDSKKDTKDAAAQPSASPTPPAPKSSPSPAMAIDAKAKYTFSLKTGEGEIKIDMDAAKTPQTVNSFKSLADKGFFDNTKCHRLTTEGIFVLQCGDPEGTGKGGPGYTIADENLDALGKADQNGQVVYPAGTVAMANTGQPGSGGSQFFLVYKDSPLAPTYTPFGKMDAAGLKIVEDVAKEGVADGDKAPAPKKPVTIEKAAVTQN from the coding sequence GTGGTCACGAGCGATCAGCGGCGGCGCCAGCTCGCCAGGGAGAAGTTCGAACGTCAGCAGGAGCGCAGGGCCAAGGCCCGGCAGAAGGCCCGCAGACGCACCGCGGTGGTCGGCGCGGCCGCGGCCGTGGTGATCGCGGTGCTGGTCGGCCTGACGGTGGGAGGCGTGTTCGACTCCAAGAAGGACACGAAGGACGCCGCCGCGCAGCCGTCGGCCTCGCCGACGCCCCCCGCGCCGAAGTCGTCCCCGTCGCCGGCCATGGCCATCGACGCCAAGGCGAAGTACACCTTCTCCCTCAAGACCGGCGAGGGCGAGATCAAGATCGACATGGACGCGGCGAAGACCCCGCAGACCGTGAACTCGTTCAAGTCGCTCGCGGACAAGGGCTTCTTCGACAACACCAAGTGCCACCGTCTGACCACCGAGGGGATCTTCGTCCTCCAGTGCGGTGACCCCGAGGGCACCGGCAAGGGCGGCCCCGGCTACACGATCGCGGACGAGAACCTGGACGCGCTCGGCAAGGCGGACCAGAACGGCCAGGTCGTCTACCCGGCCGGCACGGTCGCGATGGCCAACACCGGCCAGCCCGGCTCCGGCGGCAGCCAGTTCTTCCTGGTCTACAAGGACAGCCCGCTGGCGCCCACTTACACCCCCTTCGGGAAGATGGACGCCGCCGGTCTGAAGATCGTCGAAGACGTGGCCAAGGAGGGTGTCGCCGACGGCGACAAGGCTCCCGCGCCGAAGAAGCCGGTGACGATCGAGAAGGCCGCGGTCACCCAGAACTAG
- a CDS encoding DUF349 domain-containing protein, translating to MSSDPWGRVDETGTVYVRTADGEQVVGSWQAGTPEEALAYFERKYEGLVVEIGLLERRVRTTDLSSKDATTAIGHLRTQVDEHHAVGDLAALRVRLDKLVATVDSRREERKAQKAKQTDEARVAKDKLVAEAEELAQSDQWRSAGERLRALVDTWKALPRLDRKSDDELWHRFSHARSAFSKRRKAHFASLDAQREDARKAKEKLVAEAESLSKSTDWGPTAARYRELMSDWKAVGRAQRESEDDLWNRFRGAQDVFFAARGEVFAERDAEQDENLKLKEELADEAEKLLPITDLKAARAAFRSLNERWEAIGHVPRDARPKVEGRMHTVERALQESEETEWRRTNPEARARAAGLTGQLQAAVDKLRGQIDAARAAGNNAKADKLARELEGRQALLDQALKGLEEFGG from the coding sequence GTGAGCAGCGACCCGTGGGGCCGCGTCGACGAGACGGGCACCGTGTACGTGCGTACTGCCGATGGCGAACAGGTCGTCGGCTCCTGGCAGGCGGGCACCCCTGAGGAGGCCCTGGCCTACTTCGAGCGCAAGTACGAGGGCCTGGTGGTCGAGATCGGCCTGCTCGAACGGCGGGTACGGACCACCGATCTGTCCTCCAAGGACGCGACGACGGCGATCGGCCACCTGCGTACGCAGGTCGACGAGCACCACGCGGTGGGCGACCTCGCCGCGCTGCGGGTGCGCCTCGACAAGCTGGTCGCGACCGTGGACTCGCGTCGCGAGGAGCGCAAGGCCCAGAAGGCGAAGCAGACCGACGAGGCCCGCGTCGCCAAGGACAAGCTGGTCGCCGAGGCCGAGGAGCTGGCGCAGAGCGACCAGTGGCGCAGCGCCGGCGAGCGGCTGCGGGCGCTCGTGGACACCTGGAAGGCGCTGCCGCGCCTGGACCGCAAGTCGGACGACGAGCTGTGGCACCGCTTCTCGCACGCCCGCTCCGCCTTCTCCAAGCGGCGCAAGGCGCACTTCGCGTCCCTGGACGCGCAGCGCGAGGACGCGCGCAAGGCCAAGGAGAAGCTGGTCGCCGAGGCGGAGTCGCTGTCGAAGTCGACCGACTGGGGTCCGACGGCCGCCCGCTACCGCGAGCTGATGTCCGACTGGAAGGCCGTCGGGCGGGCGCAGCGCGAGTCCGAGGACGACCTGTGGAACCGTTTCCGCGGGGCGCAGGACGTTTTCTTCGCGGCGCGCGGCGAGGTGTTCGCGGAGCGCGACGCCGAGCAGGACGAGAACCTCAAGCTCAAGGAGGAGCTGGCCGACGAGGCCGAGAAGCTCCTTCCGATCACGGACCTGAAGGCGGCGCGGGCCGCGTTCCGTTCCCTGAACGAGCGCTGGGAGGCCATCGGCCACGTACCGCGTGACGCCCGGCCGAAGGTCGAGGGCCGGATGCACACGGTCGAGCGGGCCCTGCAGGAGTCCGAGGAGACCGAGTGGCGCCGGACGAACCCGGAGGCGCGTGCGCGCGCCGCGGGTCTGACCGGTCAGCTGCAGGCGGCCGTGGACAAGCTGCGCGGCCAGATCGACGCGGCGCGCGCCGCGGGCAACAACGCGAAGGCCGACAAGCTGGCGCGTGAGCTGGAGGGCCGTCAGGCCCTGCTGGACCAGGCGCTCAAGGGCCTGGAGGAGTTCGGCGGCTGA
- a CDS encoding RelA/SpoT family protein, with the protein MPDEVQPLSAAQPDPQGQPEQPAAAAAPTPPPAPAPAPAPAPAAPARPAPAKPGGGSSNRVRARLARLGVQRSNPYNPVLEPLLRIVRSNDPKIETATLRQIEQAYQVAERWHRGQKRKSGDPYITHPLAVTTILAELGMDPATLMAGLLHDTVEDTEYGLEQLRRDFGDAVALLVDGVTKLDRVKFGEAAQAETVRKMVVAMAKDPRVLVIKLADRLHNMRTMRYLKREKQEKKARETLEIYAPLAHRLGMNTIKWELEDLAFAILYPKMYDEIVRLVAERAPKRDEYLTIVTDEVQSDLRAARIKATVTGRPKHYYSVYQKMIVRGRDFAEIYDLVGIRVLVDTVRDCYAALGTVHARWNPVPGRFKDYIAMPKFNMYQSLHTTVIGPSGKPVELQIRTFDMHRRAEYGIAAHWKYKQQTVAGTSKVRTDVPQAAKGSAGHDTVNDMAWLRQLLDWQKETEDPGEFLDSLRFDLSRNEVFVFTPKGDVIALPAGATSVDFAYAVHTEVGHRTIGARVNGRLVPLESTLDNGDLVEVFTSKAEGAGPSRDWLGFVKSPRARNKIRAWFSKERRDEAIEQGKDAIARAMRKQNLPIQRILTGDSLVTLAHEMRYPDISSLYAAIGEGHVAAQGVVQKLVQALGGEDAANEDIEESVPPSRSRGTRRKNADPGVVVKGVDDVWVKLARCCTPVPGDPIIGFVTRGSGVSVHRADCVNVDSLSQQPERILAVEWAPTQSSVFLVAIQVEALDRSRLLSDVTRVLSDQHVNILSAAVQTSRDRVATSRFTFEMGDPKHLGHVLKAVRGVEGVYDVYRVTSARRP; encoded by the coding sequence TTGCCAGACGAGGTCCAGCCACTCTCCGCCGCGCAGCCCGACCCGCAGGGCCAGCCCGAGCAGCCCGCGGCGGCCGCCGCACCCACGCCGCCCCCGGCCCCCGCACCGGCACCCGCACCGGCCCCGGCGGCCCCGGCCCGCCCCGCGCCCGCGAAGCCCGGCGGCGGATCCTCCAACCGGGTGCGCGCCCGGCTCGCCCGGCTGGGCGTGCAGCGTTCCAACCCGTACAACCCGGTCCTGGAACCCCTGCTGCGCATAGTCCGCAGCAACGACCCGAAGATCGAGACGGCCACCCTCCGCCAGATCGAGCAGGCCTACCAGGTCGCCGAGCGCTGGCACCGCGGCCAGAAGCGCAAGAGCGGCGACCCGTACATCACCCACCCGCTCGCGGTGACGACCATCCTCGCCGAGCTGGGCATGGACCCCGCCACCCTGATGGCCGGTCTCCTCCACGACACCGTGGAGGACACGGAGTACGGCCTGGAGCAGCTCAGACGCGACTTCGGCGACGCCGTCGCGCTCCTCGTGGACGGCGTCACCAAGCTCGACCGGGTCAAGTTCGGCGAGGCGGCGCAGGCCGAGACCGTCCGCAAGATGGTCGTGGCCATGGCCAAGGACCCCCGCGTCCTGGTCATCAAGCTCGCCGACCGCCTGCACAACATGCGCACCATGCGCTACCTCAAGCGGGAAAAGCAGGAGAAGAAGGCCCGCGAGACGCTGGAGATCTACGCTCCGCTGGCCCACCGCCTGGGCATGAACACCATCAAGTGGGAACTGGAGGACCTCGCCTTCGCGATCCTCTACCCCAAGATGTACGACGAGATCGTCCGCCTCGTCGCCGAGCGCGCGCCCAAGCGGGACGAGTACCTCACCATCGTCACCGACGAGGTGCAGAGCGACCTGCGCGCCGCCCGTATCAAGGCCACCGTCACCGGCCGCCCCAAGCACTACTACAGCGTCTACCAGAAGATGATCGTGCGCGGGCGCGACTTCGCGGAGATCTACGACCTGGTCGGCATCCGGGTCCTCGTGGACACCGTCCGGGACTGTTACGCCGCCCTCGGCACCGTGCACGCGCGATGGAACCCGGTCCCCGGCCGGTTCAAGGACTACATCGCGATGCCCAAGTTCAACATGTACCAGTCGCTGCACACGACGGTCATCGGCCCCAGCGGCAAGCCCGTCGAGCTGCAGATCCGTACGTTCGACATGCACCGCCGCGCCGAGTACGGAATCGCCGCGCACTGGAAGTACAAGCAGCAGACCGTCGCCGGCACCTCGAAGGTCCGCACCGACGTCCCGCAGGCCGCCAAGGGCAGCGCCGGCCACGACACGGTCAACGACATGGCCTGGCTGCGCCAGCTGCTCGACTGGCAGAAGGAGACCGAGGACCCGGGCGAGTTCCTCGACTCGCTGCGCTTCGACCTCTCGCGCAACGAGGTCTTCGTCTTCACGCCCAAGGGCGATGTCATCGCCCTGCCCGCGGGCGCCACTTCGGTGGACTTCGCGTACGCCGTCCACACCGAGGTCGGTCACCGCACCATAGGAGCACGGGTCAACGGACGGCTCGTGCCGCTCGAATCGACCCTCGACAACGGCGACCTGGTCGAGGTCTTCACCTCCAAGGCCGAAGGCGCGGGCCCGTCCCGCGACTGGCTGGGCTTCGTCAAGTCCCCGCGCGCCCGCAACAAGATCCGCGCCTGGTTCTCCAAGGAGCGCCGGGACGAGGCCATCGAGCAGGGCAAGGACGCCATCGCGCGGGCCATGCGCAAGCAGAACCTGCCGATCCAGCGCATCCTCACCGGTGACTCGCTCGTCACCCTCGCCCACGAGATGCGCTACCCCGACATCTCCTCCCTGTACGCGGCGATCGGCGAGGGCCACGTGGCCGCGCAGGGCGTCGTACAGAAGCTGGTCCAGGCCCTCGGCGGCGAGGACGCGGCCAACGAGGACATCGAGGAGAGCGTCCCGCCCTCGCGCAGCCGCGGCACGCGCCGCAAGAACGCCGACCCGGGCGTGGTCGTCAAGGGCGTCGACGACGTCTGGGTGAAGCTGGCGCGCTGCTGCACGCCGGTGCCCGGCGACCCGATCATCGGATTCGTCACGCGCGGCAGCGGCGTATCGGTTCACCGGGCCGACTGCGTCAACGTCGACTCGCTCTCGCAGCAGCCCGAGCGGATCCTCGCGGTCGAATGGGCGCCCACCCAGTCCTCCGTCTTCCTGGTCGCCATCCAGGTCGAGGCGCTGGACCGGTCCCGGCTGCTCTCGGACGTCACCCGGGTCCTCTCGGACCAGCACGTGAACATCCTGTCGGCCGCCGTCCAGACCTCCCGCGACCGCGTCGCCACCTCGCGCTTCACCTTCGAGATGGGCGACCCGAAGCACCTGGGCCACGTCCTGAAGGCCGTACGTGGCGTGGAGGGCGTCTACGACGTCTACCGCGTGACCTCGGCCCGCCGCCCGTAG
- a CDS encoding adenine phosphoribosyltransferase: MSVQPVVLPDGVYELLLSRIKDVPDYPKPGVMFKDITPLLADPKAFSALTEALAGLCEARGATKIVGLEARGFILAAPAAVRSGIGFVPVRKAGKLPGATLAQSYELEYGTAEIEVHAEDLAPGDRVMVIDDVLATGGTAEASLELIRRAGAEVAGVAVLMELSFLPGRARLEPSLAGAPLDALIVV, encoded by the coding sequence ATGAGCGTCCAGCCCGTGGTCCTGCCCGACGGCGTGTACGAGCTGCTGCTCAGCCGGATCAAGGACGTACCGGACTACCCGAAGCCGGGCGTGATGTTCAAGGACATCACCCCGCTGCTGGCGGACCCCAAGGCGTTCTCCGCGCTGACGGAGGCGCTGGCCGGGCTGTGCGAGGCCCGTGGCGCGACGAAGATCGTCGGGCTGGAGGCGCGCGGGTTCATCCTGGCGGCTCCGGCCGCCGTCCGGTCCGGCATCGGCTTCGTGCCGGTCCGCAAGGCCGGCAAGCTGCCCGGGGCGACCCTGGCGCAGTCGTACGAGCTGGAGTACGGCACCGCGGAGATCGAGGTCCACGCGGAGGATCTGGCGCCGGGGGACCGGGTCATGGTCATCGACGACGTGCTGGCCACCGGTGGTACGGCCGAAGCCTCGCTGGAACTGATCCGGCGGGCCGGGGCCGAGGTGGCCGGGGTCGCGGTCCTGATGGAGCTGTCGTTCCTCCCGGGCCGCGCCCGCCTGGAACCGTCCCTCGCCGGGGCGCCGCTGGACGCCCTGATCGTGGTCTGA
- the secF gene encoding protein translocase subunit SecF, which produces MSKLGDLGARLYRGEVGYDFVGKRFLWYGVSILITITAIVALAVQGLNMGIEFRGGAVFTTPKTSASVAKATDSAAKASGHEALVQKLGTGGLRIQISDLDPDASTAVKKQLATDLKVNAADINSDQVGASWGEEIANKAWTGLGVFMILVVIYLAIAFEWRMAVAALVALIHDLTITVGVYALVGFEVTPGTVIGLLTILGYSLYDTVVVFDGLKEGSKDITKQTRWTFSEIANRSINGTLVRSINTTVVALLPVGALLFIGGGFLGAGMLNDISLSLFVGLAAGAYSSIFIATPLVVDLKEREPAMKALKKRVLAKRAAAEAKGESPDDFTEEPGDGTEVVAQGRGGRASGRRR; this is translated from the coding sequence ATGTCGAAGCTGGGAGATCTCGGCGCCAGGCTGTACCGCGGTGAGGTCGGATACGACTTCGTCGGCAAGCGTTTCCTCTGGTACGGCGTTTCCATCCTGATCACCATCACGGCGATCGTTGCCCTGGCCGTACAGGGCCTCAACATGGGCATCGAGTTCCGCGGCGGTGCCGTCTTCACCACCCCGAAGACGTCCGCCTCGGTCGCCAAGGCCACCGATTCCGCCGCGAAGGCCTCCGGCCACGAGGCGCTCGTGCAGAAGCTGGGCACCGGCGGCCTGCGGATCCAGATCTCCGACCTGGACCCCGACGCCTCCACCGCGGTGAAGAAGCAGCTCGCCACCGACCTCAAGGTCAACGCGGCGGACATCAACTCGGACCAGGTCGGCGCGAGCTGGGGCGAGGAGATCGCCAACAAGGCCTGGACCGGCCTCGGCGTCTTCATGATCCTCGTGGTGATCTACCTCGCGATCGCCTTTGAGTGGCGGATGGCCGTCGCCGCGCTCGTCGCCCTGATCCACGACCTCACCATCACCGTCGGCGTGTACGCGCTCGTCGGCTTCGAGGTCACCCCGGGCACCGTGATCGGTCTGCTGACCATCCTCGGTTACTCCCTCTACGACACCGTCGTCGTCTTCGACGGTCTCAAGGAGGGCTCGAAGGACATCACCAAGCAGACCCGCTGGACCTTCAGCGAGATCGCCAACCGCAGCATCAACGGCACCCTGGTCCGCTCGATCAACACCACCGTCGTGGCGCTGCTCCCGGTCGGCGCGCTGCTGTTCATCGGCGGCGGCTTCCTGGGCGCGGGCATGCTCAACGACATCTCGCTGTCGCTGTTCGTCGGCCTCGCGGCCGGTGCGTACTCCTCGATCTTCATCGCGACCCCGCTGGTCGTCGACCTCAAGGAGCGCGAGCCGGCGATGAAGGCCCTCAAGAAGCGGGTGCTCGCCAAGCGGGCGGCCGCCGAGGCCAAGGGGGAGTCGCCTGACGACTTCACCGAGGAGCCGGGCGACGGCACCGAGGTCGTGGCCCAGGGCCGCGGCGGGCGAGCGTCGGGGCGGCGCCGATGA
- the secD gene encoding protein translocase subunit SecD: protein MAAPKKGRRPTGAQGRPGRALAIILIAMVALTAGMFLTGQTTPRLGIDLAGGTSITLKAKSEPGKPGAINETNMNTAVGIIERRVNGLGVSEAEVQTQGRDHIIVNIPKGTNEKQARDQVGTTAQLYFRPVLAFADGKPIAPQPTPSTGASGSPSPSPSTSGAPKASGDKSASPTPSSSATSQGRAVPEALMATGSPTPTPSASESKKADDKAPTPSAPAPSGADAAVADLQAKFIALDCTDEKQRANVGLGVKPTDATLACGKRGGTWGKWLLGPAGVDGKDVKDAKGVVDTQRGQWIVTMQFTDKGASKFAKITGELATKQSPQNQFAIVLDNEVVSDPYVSQALTGGSAEISGGFTQQTAQDLGNMLSYGALPLSFQEDNVTTVTAALGGEQLKAGLIAGAIGLALVVIYLLAYYRGLAFIAIISLMVSGVLTYTIMALLGKAIGFALNLPAVCGAIVAIGITADSFIVYFERIRDEIREGRTLRPAVERAWPRARRTILVSDFVSFLAAAVLFIVTVGKVQGFAFTLGLTTLLDVVVVFLFTKPVMTLLARTKFFSSGHPWSGLDPKRLGAKPPLRRTRRTGTGTGTGSASGSGANAAAVSAPIDAKEA, encoded by the coding sequence GTGGCAGCACCGAAGAAGGGCCGGCGGCCCACGGGGGCTCAGGGGAGGCCGGGGCGTGCCCTGGCCATCATCCTGATCGCGATGGTGGCGCTCACCGCGGGGATGTTCCTGACCGGTCAGACGACTCCCCGGCTTGGCATCGACCTCGCGGGCGGTACGAGCATCACGCTCAAGGCCAAGAGCGAACCCGGCAAGCCGGGCGCGATCAACGAGACCAACATGAACACGGCGGTCGGCATCATCGAGCGCCGCGTCAACGGTCTCGGTGTGTCGGAGGCCGAGGTCCAGACCCAGGGCCGCGACCACATCATCGTGAACATCCCCAAGGGGACGAACGAGAAGCAGGCGCGCGACCAGGTCGGCACGACGGCGCAGCTGTACTTCCGCCCCGTGCTCGCCTTCGCGGACGGCAAGCCGATCGCCCCCCAGCCCACTCCGTCCACGGGCGCCTCCGGCAGCCCGTCGCCCTCGCCGAGCACCTCCGGTGCCCCGAAGGCCAGTGGCGACAAGAGCGCCTCGCCCACCCCGTCGTCCAGCGCCACTTCCCAGGGCCGCGCCGTACCCGAGGCCCTGATGGCCACCGGCAGCCCCACTCCCACGCCTTCGGCGAGCGAGTCGAAGAAGGCAGACGACAAGGCGCCGACCCCGTCGGCTCCCGCCCCCTCGGGCGCGGACGCGGCGGTCGCCGACCTGCAGGCGAAGTTCATCGCGCTCGACTGCACCGACGAGAAGCAGCGCGCGAACGTCGGCCTGGGCGTCAAGCCCACTGACGCCACGCTCGCCTGCGGCAAGCGCGGCGGCACCTGGGGCAAGTGGCTGCTGGGTCCGGCCGGTGTCGACGGCAAGGACGTCAAGGACGCGAAGGGTGTCGTCGACACCCAGCGCGGCCAGTGGATCGTCACCATGCAGTTCACCGACAAGGGCGCCAGCAAGTTCGCCAAGATCACCGGTGAGCTGGCGACCAAGCAGTCCCCGCAGAACCAGTTCGCGATCGTCCTCGACAACGAGGTCGTCTCGGACCCGTACGTCAGCCAGGCACTGACCGGCGGCAGCGCCGAGATCTCCGGCGGCTTCACCCAGCAGACCGCGCAGGACCTGGGCAACATGCTCTCGTACGGCGCCCTGCCGTTGTCCTTCCAGGAGGACAACGTCACCACCGTGACCGCCGCGCTCGGCGGCGAGCAGCTGAAGGCCGGCCTCATCGCCGGAGCCATCGGCCTCGCCCTCGTCGTGATCTACCTGCTGGCCTACTACCGGGGTCTGGCGTTCATCGCGATCATCAGCCTCATGGTGTCCGGCGTCCTCACCTACACGATCATGGCGCTGCTCGGGAAGGCCATCGGCTTCGCGCTGAACCTGCCCGCCGTCTGCGGTGCGATCGTCGCCATCGGCATCACCGCGGACTCGTTCATCGTCTACTTCGAACGCATCCGCGACGAGATCCGCGAGGGCCGCACCCTGCGTCCGGCCGTCGAGCGCGCCTGGCCGCGCGCCCGGCGCACCATCCTGGTCTCCGACTTCGTGTCGTTCCTGGCCGCCGCGGTGCTGTTCATCGTCACCGTCGGCAAGGTGCAGGGCTTCGCCTTCACCCTGGGTCTGACCACCCTGCTCGACGTGGTCGTGGTGTTCCTCTTCACCAAGCCGGTCATGACCCTGCTGGCGCGCACGAAGTTCTTCTCCAGCGGCCACCCGTGGTCCGGCCTGGACCCGAAGCGGCTCGGCGCCAAGCCGCCGCTGCGCCGGACCCGTCGTACCGGCACCGGCACCGGCACCGGTTCCGCTTCCGGTTCCGGCGCGAACGCCGCCGCAGTCTCCGCCCCCATCGACGCAAAGGAGGCGTGA
- the yajC gene encoding preprotein translocase subunit YajC, with amino-acid sequence MNSSLLTFLPFVVLIGAMFLMTRSAKKKQQAAASMRDQLGPGSGVRTIGGMYATVKEIGDDTVTLEVAPGVHAVYAKNAIGAVLEDDEYNRIVHGTADDLNIDTPVVPDDASSLLKDEPADADQAEAPKLDLGKKDEKAAEDTDGKTDGEAGAK; translated from the coding sequence GTGAACAGTAGCCTCTTGACCTTCCTCCCGTTCGTCGTGCTCATCGGGGCGATGTTCCTGATGACGCGTTCCGCCAAGAAGAAGCAGCAGGCGGCGGCGTCCATGCGCGACCAGCTGGGCCCCGGCTCCGGCGTGCGCACCATCGGTGGCATGTACGCCACGGTGAAGGAGATCGGTGACGACACCGTCACCCTGGAAGTGGCCCCGGGCGTCCACGCGGTCTACGCGAAGAACGCCATCGGCGCCGTCCTGGAGGACGACGAGTACAACCGCATCGTCCACGGCACCGCCGATGATCTGAACATCGACACGCCGGTCGTCCCGGACGACGCGTCCTCGCTGCTCAAGGACGAGCCCGCCGACGCCGACCAGGCGGAAGCCCCCAAGCTCGACCTGGGCAAGAAGGACGAGAAGGCGGCCGAGGACACCGACGGCAAGACCGACGGCGAGGCCGGCGCCAAGTAG